GTGTCCAGGCAGAGGTTGACCAGGTCGGAGTCGGTCGAGTCGAGGAATCGCTCGACGTGGGCCTCGGTGTCGATGTGCGTGTCGGCGTGCGGGTGCACGACGATGTCGAGGCCGAACGTCTCCCTCACCTCGTGCCCGAGCCGCTCCATGCCCTTGGTCAGGTGGGCCCACTGCTCGGCGGTGAGCTCCGGCGGCTCCAGGATCTCGGCGGTCTTGTCGTCCCGCCAGAAGGACGGGATGACGACGAGGTGCTTCGCTCCCATGGCCTGCGTGAGCGCGGCGACCTCGCTGACGTGCTGCCAGGTCGACTCCCAGACGGCGGGGCCGTGGTGCAGGCCGGTGAAGATCGTGCCGGCCGAGACCTTGAGGTTGCGCTTGACGATCTCGTCGGTCAGACGTGCGGGGTCGGTCGGCAGATAGCCGTACGGGCCCAGTTCGATCCAGTCGTAGCCGGCCTCGGCGACCTCGTCGAGGAAGCGTTCCCAGGGCACCTGGACGGGGTCGTCGGGGAACCAGACGCCCCAGGAGTCGGGGGCCGAGCCGACCCGGATTCGGTCCAGCGCAGGG
The DNA window shown above is from Streptomyces chartreusis and carries:
- a CDS encoding sugar phosphate isomerase/epimerase family protein, with translation MAPALDRIRVGSAPDSWGVWFPDDPVQVPWERFLDEVAEAGYDWIELGPYGYLPTDPARLTDEIVKRNLKVSAGTIFTGLHHGPAVWESTWQHVSEVAALTQAMGAKHLVVIPSFWRDDKTAEILEPPELTAEQWAHLTKGMERLGHEVRETFGLDIVVHPHADTHIDTEAHVERFLDSTDSDLVNLCLDTGHYAYCGGDSVKLIETYGERIGYLHLKQVDPEILADVVKNEIPFGPAVQRGVMCEPPSGVPALGPVLEAAQKLNVDLFAIVEQDMYPCEPDKPMPIAVRTRKFLRSCGA